From a single Lolium rigidum isolate FL_2022 chromosome 7, APGP_CSIRO_Lrig_0.1, whole genome shotgun sequence genomic region:
- the LOC124675134 gene encoding eukaryotic translation initiation factor 3 subunit M-like, which translates to MATIVNTTEEEPMLAVVRFTAELAWADAGPDVAEPEVARLCAEAQQHVLAARWLDMASLMLASADLLLLSPRVPDKDLECVLAIICNLVTKAGSDEEALQIAEAICAKLVQQPGEKPALRIKVLFSLYNLLPSTYGKAFVYRKALEVAAAGKAADCVVPSFKNIDAFVGDWGICKLEQRDLFLAVARILKDQKGMSKEYFNFLNKYLATFDGSSDDAGVIGEAKEEAAAAIIEFVKSADLYQCDLLDMPAVAQLEKDEKYQSVYELLKIFLTQRLDSYLEFQSANSTLLQGYGLVHEDCITKMRLMSLLDLSSHCSGEIPYSAITKALGINDDEVEYWIVKAISSKILDCKVDQLNQFVIVSRHTERIFGIPQWKSLRSKLGVWRGNIANAISTIQANKVAEDGAQGMQGVATR; encoded by the exons ATGGCGACGATCGTGAACACCACGGAGGAGGAGCCGATGCTGGCGGTGGTGCGCTTCACCGCCGAGCTCGCCTGGGCCGACGCGGGCCCCGACGTCGCCGAGCCCGAGGTGGCCCGCCTCTGCGCCGAGGCGCAGCAGCACGTCCTCGCCGCCCGCTGGCTCGACATGGCCTCCCTCATGCTCGCCTccgccgacctcctcctcctctccccccgCGTCCCGGACAAAG ATCTCGAGTGCGTCCTGGCCATCATCTGCAACCTCGTCACCAAGGCCGGATCCGACGAAGAGGCGCTGCAGATCGCCGAGGCCATCTGCGCGAAGCTCGTCCAGCAGCCGGGGGAGAAGCCGGCGCTGCGCATCAAAGT CCTGTTCAGCCTGTACAACCTGCTGCCAAGCACCTACGGCAAGGCCTTCGTCTACAGGAAGGCGTTagaggtcgccgccgccgggaAGGCTGCGGACTGCGTTGTCCCCAGCTTCAAGAACATCGACGCCTTTGTCGGTGACTGGGGCATCTGCAAGCTGGAGCAGAGGGACCTGTTCCTCGCCGTCGCCAGGATTCTCAAAGACCAGAAGGG CATgagcaaggagtacttcaactttctgaacaAGTACCTGGCCACGTTTGATGGATCAAGTGATGATGCCGGCGTGATTGGTGAGGCGAAGGAAGAAGCTGCTGCAGCAATCATTGAGTTTGTGAAGTCAGCTGATCTCTATCAG TGTGATCTGCTCGATATGCCAGCTGTTGCACAGCTCGAGAAAGATGAAAAGTATCAATCAGTTTACGAGCTATTAAAGATATTCCTTACTCAGAGGCTCGATTCCTATTTAGAGTTTCAGTCTGCTAACTCTACCTTGTTGCAAGGATACG GACTGGTTCATGAGGATTGCATAACCAAAATGCGGCTGATGTCTCTGCTTGACCTGAGCAGCCATTGCTCTGGCGAAATCCCTTACTCCGCAATTACGAAAGCACTTGGG ATCAATGATGATGAAGTGGAATATTGGATTGTGAAAGCAATTTCATCCAAGATTTTGGACTGCAAAGTTGATCAGCTTAATCAGTTTGTCATTGTCAG TCGGCATACTGAGAGGATCTTTGGGATACCACAATGGAAGAGTCTACGTTCAAAGCTTGGAGTTTGGAGG GGAAATATCGCAAATGCTATCAGCACTATCCAAGCTAACAAGGTGGCTGAAGATGGTGCACAGGGGATGCAAGGAGTGGCGACCCGCTGA
- the LOC124679091 gene encoding probable glucuronosyltransferase Os04g0103100 has protein sequence MASIRRPHSPAKSQHLLRHQHPFAASSPPSSPLRHSSSASSPRHHHPGTRHPFLFLLARRPLPRFAAFFLLGSFLGLLHFLSHLPLRPHLPVPPNAASQLNQLQQQQQLPIPHQPEHQESNPDGTDEHGGDKLLIVITPTRARASQAYYLSRLGQTLRLARPPLLWVVVEAGKPTAEATLALRHTAVMHRYVGCCDKLNASASAAAVDYRSHQMNAGLEVVENHRLDGVVYFADEEGVYSLRLFDRLRQIRRFGTWPVPVISDGGSNVVLEGPVCKQNQVVGWHTSGEGNKLQRFHVAMSGFAFNSTMLWDSKLRSHLAWNSIRHPEMVEQGFQGTTFVEQLVEDESQMEGIPADCSQIMNWHVPFGSESLVYPKGWRVATNLDVIIPLK, from the exons ATGGCGTCGATCCGGCGGCCGCACTCGCCGGCCAAGTCGCAGCACCTGCTGCGGCACCAGCACCCcttcgccgcctcctccccgccCTCCTCGCCGCTCCGCCAcagctcctccgcctcctcgcccaGGCACCACCACCCCGGGACCAGGcaccccttcctcttcctcctcgcccgcCGCCCGCTCCCGCGCTTCgccgccttcttcctcctcggctccttcctcggcctgctccactTCCTCTCCCACCTCCCGCTCCGCCCCCACCTCCCCGTCCCGCCCAACGCCGCCTCCCAGCTCAACCAgctccagcaacaacaacaactcccCATACCCCACCAGCCAGAACACCAAGAATCCAACCCCGACGGCACCGACGAGCACGGCGGCGACAAGCTGCTCATCGTCATCACGCCGACGCGCGCGCGGGCGTCGCAGGCCTACTACCTCAGCCGGCTGGGCCAGACGCTGCGCCTGGCGCGCCCGCCGCTGCTCTGGGTCGTCGTCGAGGCCGGCAAGCCCACCGCCGAGGCCACCCTCGCACTGCGCCACACCGCCGTCATGCACCGCTACGTCGGATGCTGCGACAAGCTcaacgcctccgcctccgccgcggccGTCGACTACCGCTCGCACCAGATGAACGCGGGGCTGGAGGTGGTcgagaaccaccgcctcgacggcGTCGTCTACTTCGCCGACGAGGAGGGCGTCTACTCCCTGCGCCTCTTCGACCGCCTCCGCCAGATCAG GAGGTTTGGCACATGGCCTGTTCCAGTGATCTCTGACGGCGGTAGCAATGTCGTGCTGGAAGGCCCCGTATGTAAACAGAACCAAGTTGTGGGGTGGCACACGAGTGGGGAAGGAAACAAGCTCCAGAGATTTCATGTCGCCATGTCGGGTTTTGCGTTCAACAGCACCATGCTCTGGGATTCCAAACTGAGGTCCCATCTTGCCTGGAATTCGATCCGGCATCCGGAGATGGTTGAACAGGGTTTCCAA GGAACCACGTTTGTGGAGCAGCTAGTGGAGGACGAAAGCCAGATGGAAGGCATACCTGCTGACTGCTCTCAAATAATGAACTGGCATGTGCCATTTGGATCTGAGAGTCTCGTCTATCCTAAAGGATGGCGAGTTGCGACGAATCTGGATGTGATTATTCCTCTAAAATAG
- the LOC124679466 gene encoding cytochrome P450 87A3-like, translating into MEVSLAQYIALPVVTLLIGWLVHWVYKWINPTCNGILPPGSMGFPVIGETFQFIKANSSLDIPDYFKIRMRRYGPVFKTSLFGQPAVFTCDAEVNRFILKEEGNVFQIGYPEAVRKIFGGKSIDAFRGATQKFIRRFCFTMFGLENLKEVLLPELEGAVRECLATWATKPSVDVRGGAPDILFELMTKKFLSFDAAKSTELRKNIDTLSKGLLSFPIYFPGTAFYRSMKAWKNVRKTIRDILTERLRTPDKKHGDMLDLIVEQLHCEEPLINENFAVDMVSTLLFAGIYTLAAIIAITFKSLHDNPEVVRALKEENQAILKNRKDGNSRLTWEECKSLRFTTQVTNEIFRISNAAIGVFRTTLMDAQVNGYTIPAGWIVIVNPMALHLNAEVFEDPLKFNPWRWMDETKRSTLLKNFMPFGAGMRVCPGAEYSKAVVTLLIHVLVTEYIWEEIKGGDVFRSTDVMFPKGYHIRLQPIT; encoded by the exons ACACTTCTTATAGGATGGTTAGTACACTGGGTATACAAATGGATTAACCCCACATGCAATGGGATTCTTCCGCCTGGCTCCATGGGGTTCCCTGTTATCGGCGAGACCTTCCAGTTCATCAAGGCAAACTCTTCCTTGGACATCCCAGACTACTTCAAAATACGGATGAGGAG ATACGGTCCTGTTTTCAAAACAAGCTTGTTCGGTCAGCCTGCGGTGTTCACTTGCGATGCAGAGGTAAACCGGTTCATCCTTAAGGAGGAGGGCAACGTGTTCCAGATCGGGTACCCTGAGGCGGTGCGCAAAATCTTCGGCGGCAAGAGCATTGACGCATTCAGGGGTGCAACCCAGAAGTTCATCCGCAGGTTTTGTTTCACGATGTTCGGCCTCGAGAACCTGAAAGAGGTGCTTCTTCCTGAGCTGGAGGGTGCCGTGAGAGAGTGCCTTGCAACGTGGGCCACCAAGCCTAGTGTCGACGTGCGCGGTGGCGCGCCAGAT ATTCTCTTTGAGCTCATGACTAAGAAGTTCCTTAGTTTTGACGCGGCTAAGTCGACGGAACTGAGAAAGAACATCGATACACTTTCCAAGGGATTGCTCTCCTTCCCAATATACTTCCCTGGGACAGCATTTTACCGATCGATGAAG GCATGGAAAAATGTGCGCAAGACAATCCGTGATATACTGACAGAGAGGTTGCGAACACCTGATAAGAAACATGGTGACATGCTAGACCTGATTGTGGAACAACTACATTGTGAAGAGCCGTTGATAAATGAGAATTTTGCTGTTGATATGGTTTCCACGTTATTATTCGCTGGCATCTATACACTGGCTGCAATCATTGCTATAACATTCAAGTCCCTACATGATAACCCTGAAGTTGTCCGTGCTCTCAAG GAGGAGAACCAAGCGATACTGAAGAACCGGAAGGATGGTAATTCTAGGCTCACATGGGAAGAGTGCAAGTCACTGAGATTTACTACTCAG GTTACCAATGAGATTTTTCGAATAAGCAATGCTGCCATAGGAGTTTTCCGGACAACTCTAATGGACGCACAAGTAAATG GTTATACAATTCCGGCTGGATGGATTGTCATAGTGAACCCCATGGCACTACATCTCAATGCGGAAGTGTTTGAAGATCCACTCAAGTTTAACCCATGGAGATGGATG GATGAGACAAAACGTAGCACACTGCTTAAGAACTTTATGCCATTCGGAGCAGGCATGAGGGTGTGTCCTGGAGCAGAATATAGCAAGGCTGTAGTAACACTTCTCATCCATGTTTTGGTGACTGAGTACAT ATGGGAGGAAATCAAAGGCGGAGATGTATTCCGTAGCACAGATGTGATGTTTCCCAAGGGCTATCACATCCGACTTCAACCAATCACGTAG